The proteins below come from a single Cannabis sativa cultivar Pink pepper isolate KNU-18-1 chromosome 3, ASM2916894v1, whole genome shotgun sequence genomic window:
- the LOC115709521 gene encoding large ribosomal subunit protein P1-like: MSIEEQACSYAIMALHDDGIPITAEKIATLVKAANVKVESYWFGLFAKLAEKRNIDDLIMSVGVGGGTGVPVTTNNVDSTSNVVAPALAKDNKKEEEIKEESDDEICFSLFDD; encoded by the coding sequence ATGTCGATCGAAGAACAGGCATGTAGCTACGCTATTATGGCACTTCATGACGACGGAATCCCTATCACTGCTGAGAAGATTGCGACCTTAGTGAAAGCCGCCAACGTGAAAGTTGAATCTTATTGGTTTGGCTTATTTGCTAAGCTTGCGGAAAAACGCAACATTGATGACCTCATTATGAGTGTTGGTGTTGGTGGTGGCACTGGTGTTCCTGTCACAACTAATAATGTCGATAGTACATCGAATGTTGTTGCTCCCGCTCTTGCTAAGGATAataagaaggaagaagaaataaaggaagagagtgatgatgaaattTGTTTTAGTTTGTTTGATGATTAG